The stretch of DNA GCAACGAGTCGCGTCTGGAGCCTCGAGACGTCGATATCGCCAGGATTGACTCCGTTACTAACCGCCTGCGCTGCGGCGAACCCTGCAGATTCACCGATGTGCATCCACGTCGGCTCGAGACGGATCGTACCGTAGCTTACGTGGGTCGTCGAGAGCGCAACTGGAACGAGCAAATTATCAACGGTTTCAGGGAGAAGCGACCGATATGGTATCTGCGACGGGCGAGTTACCTGCGAGGCGTAGAAGAACCCTTCTGGTTGACTGCCCGTTTGACACTCTTTACGGCACCCGTGCGAATCGAGCGGATATTCGGCGATAGCGATCGAATCATTGGTAATCGGTGTCCGACCGATCCCGCGTGCGTGTCGAGCATCGTTTTCTGTGAAGACGTACCGACCATGGATTCGCCGTGCTTCGCGAACGTATAATTGCCACGGGAAGTTGTCGTTCTCCACGAACTCGTCTTTCGCGAGCCCCCACTCGCGCGCCTGTTCCCGAACGTCCGAAGGGACCGCTTCATCGTTTTGGAGGAAATAGAATAATCCCAGCGCGTGCTGTCGATGTCGGCGAGCAATCTCGTCCCGCGTCTCCCAATCCCCGTCCGGATAGTCGTAGTTCTCTCCGGGTAGATCGGCGCTGTTCATGTCAGCCTTGTCGTTCGGTAAATACCGCAATCGTAGATACGACCGGAGGCCGGACTCACGAACCTCCCGCAGAGCCGTTTCGTACTCGGTACGATCGTAAGAAGATGGCTTCTCCGGGTAGCGTCGGTTCTCCGGATCGCGGGTTAGACACAGTCGATAGTTGTACGCCTGGATCCGCTCGTCGCCTTCTCCTGTGCTCTGAGGGTAAATCTCCGTCAGTCCGGCCGGATGGGGAATGAGGTCGAGTTCGCCCCGTTGTTTTTCTTCGGGAACATCAAGCGGACCCTTTCGATCGACAGGTGCGGAGTAATCGTCGTTTCCGACTGCTTCTCGTGGATAGTACTGATCGCCGCGGAGTTGTGTGAACAGGCGTCCCGCGAACTGTTCATCGTACTCTTCGCGCGCTTCGCGCCCGACGCTGTAGGAAACACCAGAGAGTGCCGCAAGATCGGCCGCGTACGATGCATCGACAAACACGTCAGCGGCGATCGAGAGGTCCGCTCCATCGTCTATCGACTCGAAAGTCGCTTCCGTAATCTCCCGACCTTTCCGACGAACGCTACTGGGTCGGTACTGCCAGGCAATATCGAGTAGCTGGGCGTCTTCAACGAGCGAATCAAAAATCTCCTCGGCAACGTGAGGCTCGAATATGTACCCGTCCTCGCAATATTCGTACTGAGACGAATCTTTCCCGTACGTGTCGGCATAATGGCTCCGAGATCGTTCGAGAAATTCCTCCAGTAGCGGGGAACGAGCCTTCTTTGTGAGCGTATCGGTATAACTCAACCCACCGGCCATCATGCCACCGAGATGGGCGTTATACGTCACGAGAACGACGTCGTGGCCCTCGCGTGCGCTGCGAACCGCAGTAGCTATTCCTCCGGGCGTTCCTCCGAGAACTGCAATATCGTACGTTTCTGTCATTGTGTATCTGATTTATTCCGCGTTATGACTTCCGAATTCAGGTATCAGTCGATCACCCGATGTGATGTTCTGAGCCACGACCACGAGCACCGTCCTGTTCAGCACGCTGAGTTAGTCGGTACCCTCGTATGTTGCCACGGGATGGATTACTGTATCATAGATTCTCGTTCGAGTTGCGGCCGTACCGTCGAACCGACAGGTCAGTCTAGCCCTCTACGGGACGCCGGTTCGACGGTTCTCATCGCCGTTTTGATACCAGCCTTGACGGGGCCGAATCTATTCGTTTCTACATTCGAATAGTATCACATAAGCATTTGCATGCGGTTCTCCATACCCTCTCTCGAACCGACCCAGTGGAACGCAACTTCGATCTGTGGATTCCTCACGGCGAGTCCCTCCGCTGCCGTCTTTCCGGAGTCTCGACCAGCGACTCGAGTGGGACGTCGACTCCCGTGAGCTCGAGTGCAAACGCGTGGGTCGCAGTTTCTACCAGCCGCCGTCCGTTCGAAGGTCGGGTTGTGACGCCGAACACGGTCAGAATATCGCGGAAGACGGACGACCGTTCGCGCGTCACCACGTCGTTCGTTTCGATTAGATGGTGACCGAGTTCGTGGGCACAGACCAGTCGAAGCGCTGCAGTCCGGGATAACGCGTGCGTTTCAGCGAAGCCGTCGATCTGATTGACGTAGAGCGTAATTCGACCGTTCGCGTACGTTCCAAACAGGGACATGGTCGATAACCCGTCCCAGTCGTCCATCGTGACCTCGACGCCGAGTTCGTCCGCGATCGTCAGGGGATCCTCGGATTCGTGCGTGTCTCGAAGCGATCTCGCTCGCTTCCGTCCGAGCCGAATCGCCTTCGAGACGGGCGGTGAATCCCTCGCGTTTGACTCCACGTCCCCGCTCATCACGGTTTTTCGGCGACGATAACGAGTTTCTCGTCCGCCGGAACATCGCTCAGTTCGATTTCGACGAGCGACGTTACTTGCTCGCGATCCGAAACACCGCTTACGTCGAGAATCTGACTTCCGTGACAGATGTACACGTTCGGTAATTTCGTCGCTGAATTGCTGTAGGTGGATTCCGAGTCGAGGACGCGATCGACCGTATAGAGCAGCGATTCACCGTTCGTCTCGTAGATCGCGGCGTCGTCGAGTTTTAATTTCGTAACGCCGGCTTTGTTGACGATGCTCACTCGAGTACTCGTTTTCGAGAGGAGTCCGAAGAGCCGTTCCGTCGTTTCGCTCGTCTCGTAGATGTCCAGTCCTGACGTCTCGTACTCCTTCTCGACGTCTCCTTCGTCTACGTCCAGACTCGTGGCCGCCTCTATGAGGCGGTCCTCTTCCGAAACGGTCTCCTGTGAAAGATCTCGGGTTTGGAGTTCGGTTGAACCCTCGGCCTCTGCTCTGAGAAGGTTCTTCGATTTGTCGAACTCGACTTTCGTCTCGACGGTCTTCTGATTGGCTCCCATCGTGACGACCGAGTCCATCGCCTCACGCCGGATGCGCTTGAGATCCTCCTCCGTTGGATCCATCACGTTCCGTTCGACGACGTCGCGAACCATCGCAAGCCCGACACCGATCGTACTGATGATCTCGTGGTTGTCCGCCAACCGGGTATCGTAGTCGGATACGTCCGCTAAGTACGGTAGCAGGGCCGCACTCCCGCCACCACCACCGACGAGTTCCAGCAGGTTCGGATTCAGTTTGTACTCTTCGACGAGCTCTTCAATAACGGGGATGAGTTTCTGTACGCTCGCATCCAGAACACGGCGTGCTGCGGTCTCTACGTCGACATCGAGCTCCCTTGCGAGGGGCTCGAACGCCCGACGAGCAGCCTGCGGATTGCCCGCCGCATACATGTCGTCCGTAACGAACCCGAGGAGGTTTGCCGCACCGCTCGGGGTCAGTGCGTACCGAGAGCCGTCCGCTGTTTCGATCGCGACGTATTCGGGATCCGAGTCCATCGGCCGGACGCGGACGAGGGTAGGATCCACGATATCAGCGGGGTCGGCGAAGACGGCATATTCGAGATCCGCGATATGTGCGCTTCGTGGACCGACATCTACCACCTCACCGTCTTCGAGACGAATCATTGAACCCCCGGCGATCCCTTCGGTTCGGATATCGAGCGTCTCGAGGAACGTGGTGTGGTTCCCGATTTCAGCGGGCTTCCACTTCGGTTCTCCTTTTTCAATGATACTGATATCGCTACTCGTACCACCGACTTCGATGAAGATCCCGTCGGTGACGTTCTCGTACATGAGAGCCCCAGCGACACCGGCGGCGGGACCGGAGAGGATGGTCTGGATGGGACGACTTCGCATTTCGGAGATCTCCATCACGCCGCCGTCAGATCGCATGATCATGAGCGGGGCATCGATACCGAGTCCCCCGATACTCTCTTCGGTTGAGAGAGACGTTTCAATCATACGAGGCAGTATACTCGCGTTCACGACCGCCGTTCGTGTTCGCACCTTGAGTCCATAGCGCTTCGACACGGCGTTTGCTCCGATCGCCGCAAACCCAGCGTCGCTCGCGATTTCGCAGACCTCCTCTTCACCGGTAGGATCGTCGACACCGAACACCTGGCTGGCGACGATCGATTCAACGTCGTCATCGGCGAACTGATCTAGAATCTGTTCGATCTCCTCCGGTTGAAGGCCGTCAGCAAGATCAACGAACGCGTGCTCACATTCGATGACCTGATTGTCATCTAATTGTATGTTCTCGATGTTCGTTTCGGTACGGCCACGTCGGCCCTTAATCCCTTTCCCCATTCCGATAACTCCGACCTTGGAAACGTCTCCTTCTAGTAGCGCGTTCGTCGCCTGTGTAGTACCATGAGCGAGGAAGACGACATCTTCTGCGGTGGCGTCGATCGACTCGAGCGTCTCGGAAGCCGCTTTTACGATACCAGCGGCCACTCCTTCGTCGGCTTCGTGCGTCGTTGGAACTTTAACCTGTTCAAGAATTTCGAGTTCGTCGCTATCGATAGCAACCGCATCAGTAAAGGTTCCACCGACGTCTATCCCGACTCGAATTGGTTTCATGCAGATACTGTCTATAGATGAGTTCTATGATAAAAACATTTCTATCAAATGCCGAATATGACTACGGAGAACACGACCCCGGCGCCTGCGGTAACCCAGGCGAATGGCAGCACGCTCTTTGTGAGCGCGTTGACGTTCACATCTAATTCATCGGATGCCCACGCGTTGTGTGTGTTTGTCGGATCAGCAGGCGCCTGAACGCGTAGTGCGCTAACTGCAGTGGTCGTAATCAGGGCTGGATTGATCCCGATAGCTGCGAGTACACCGATGATTCCGCTCCCTAGCCCCCAGAGATTGAGCGGGCCCCGGTAGAGCGCTAACGGGGCGAGAACGATGAATACCACAGCGTACATCAACATGTTCTCGGGGATCAATATCGAGAGGAGCGGTTCCATCGTGGCTGAGACGCCTTCGTAGAAGACCGCCTTCAGTAGCCAACCGATGGTCACCATCAGCGCGATAGCAGGGGCCGCATTTGAGATACCATCGTGAAAGGCTCGCGTCACCTGGTTGAACAGCGTCTTCGGTTGCTTCAATGCCTCTATTCCCGGCTTACTCGTGATGGCCGCGAAGAGAATTCCGATGATAAAGGCGGTAAGCACTTCGACACCAGCGATAACCAGTACCACCGGAATAACTGGGGACAGAAGCGAATAGGTGGGTACCCTCGAGTTGATCGTCGACCGTTCATCGGCGTTTTCCTCCTCTGCCCACGTTTCTTGAAAGTTCGACGTCCGCGTATAGTAGGTTACGTAACTCACTCCCAGCAGGAGTGCGACGACCCCCGTCGGGACGGCCCAGATGATCACGTCGTCGAGGTTGATACCCGTCACCTCCGTGTAAAACACCCAGTTAGCCGGGTTGAACATCACTCCATTTCCGTACGCGAGCAACACGGTTCCTGCTGCAAGTTTTCGCGTGAACCCGATACTCACCATAATCGGGAACACGATTGTTGCGATCATAATGAACGCACCGAGCCCGGAGATGCTGGTCGCAATGGCCGCAACGGCGAGGTACAGTAGCAGTCCGACGATGAACGGACTATCCCCTCCAAGCTCCGCTGCAGATTTGACCATGTTCTCCGCGATGCCGGTTTGTTCTATTATCGCTCCAAGAGCGGCGCCGAAGAACACGGCTGTGAACGCTGTCGCCAGCTCCGTAGAGCCCTCAAAAATTACCACGTCCACGATCTGGTTCACTCCCATCCCCCCGACGAGGCCGATCCCAATCGCCATCCCACCGAGAGCGACGAACGTCGGGAGATTTTCAGTCATCATCAATACCCCGAATACCGCGAATACGATAATTATCCCTGTCGCTGCGAGCAATTCCATAGTGGTGTTACACCAACCCACAGTTTCAACTAGGGGTATATGTATCTTTTTATTGTGTAGCTTCACAGTAGTCAGCGAGTGAACTAAAGCCCGAACGGCGTATCCAGAAAACGGATCCGTGATCCGTTCTAGCAGTCGGATTTTCGGAACGGACCGATAGTGTGCGACGACTCGTTCCGATATCACGATTCTGATTCCCATAATACGGAACAGATGTTTACTTTCGCGGATCCTCTCTAATTACGGTCGTATGAATGTAATCGAGGGACAGGTAGCCCGTTCGGATCAGTACCGATTTATATCGGATGGATGGCTTAGCGATGACTCAATGGGAACTGAACGAAATTCGATCGAATATGCATAAGCCCTGGACAAAAATACAGCAATACTGGCCTACAATAAATGGCAAAATTACATCTGTACAACTGTAATCTCGGGCTCGGTCCCGGAGTATTCTGCGGAGCGTGAAAATAGCGGGAGTGTGAGAGCCAACCTACTACTAGGACTCGTAGTTCGAGGTTCCCGTAATGAGGGACGGAGACGACCGGCCAGGCAGCCGCTCAGGAATACGTAATGTTAACTTCCACCATTTTCGCCGTATCTTTCAAAAGGGTTGGAATCTCATCCCGGAATCGATCATCGGAAATCCGTCGTGTCGGGCCTGCAACCGTAATTGCTCCGAGCAACTCGCCCGTCTCCCTGTTTTGTATCGGCGTCGCAACGCCACGCATTCCGTCAACGCGCTCTTCATTATCGAAAGCGATTCCCGTGTTACGTATCTTTTGTAATTCTTCCTCTAGCGTGTCGCGGTCTGTGATCGTATTCGACGTCTTTTCCGGCAGGCCATGGTCATCGATGATCGCATCGACCTGATCCGCGGGAAGGTGGGCAAGTAGCGCCTTTCCGGCACCCGTACAGTGTAAGTACAACCGAATACCGACCCGTGCGTCAGTCCGGATCGCTTGATCCGTGCGATTATAGTAGAGGTATACGGCTTCCCCGTTTTCTTCAACGGCGGTGGCTGCAGATTCTCCCGTTTCTTCGGCGAGATCGTTGATAACTGACTTCGTCGCTGAATAGAGGATGTGCCGATCCAGCGTACCCGACGACAGCCGCAGCATTTTGAGACTGATTGCGTACTCATTCCCGTCTTTGACCACGTAACCGCGGTCTCGGAGCGTGTTCAGATGTCGGTGAACTGTACTCTTCGTCTGCCCCGTCCGTTCGGAAATCTCGGAGATGTTCCCTCTTCCACTGTGTCTGATCGTTTCGAGAATATCGAGTGTCGTGTCGATCGATTTTATCCTGTCTTTGTAACGGTCTACCATGAGGATACTACCTTTCTCCAGCACTCAAATAAACCTTTCCCGTAATACGGAACTGGAATCCCGCGCTTCGATCCACTCGGTAACATTGCTAATTCCACCCCGCTAACGACCTGTGACTGCACTTTCAAGGGTCTGATCGCCGGATAGTGAGAAGAGAGCTATCGGTGCTCGAGTCGACAGAGAGTATTCGAATCCGGGGCTACCCTGGAGCCCCGGAAGGATGACTGGGCTACCGAAAGATGAATCTCTCTGTGTCGTCTCGTCGTGTCTCTCAGGATATGATAACATTCACGTGATCGGTGCGATCGATGTGCGTCAGAGAAGTGTGGGAACGTAACAAAACCACCCTGCGCTTACCCGGCTACCGACCGCGAACCGTACGAGAAATTCCCCTCCGTACACGTCGTGAAACTCCGTTCCAACGAAACCGCGTTCGGAGCCGTCGTACTGGTCGGTCGATCCTACTCGAGGAATATCGTCGAATTTGACTCTGTCGAAATCCACAGATAAGTGATCGGTTCAGGGCTCCTCTGCGGTACGCACAGGTGAATCACCGAACGCTCAGTACAGAGTGTGTATCATAATTCAAATGGTGGACTAATCGAATTACCCCCCCCGGTTGGACATATGTTTATAGTGGCAGATATTATGGGATATCCATGAGCGTAGTCAAACGTTTATTCAAATCTTCTCAACGACTACACTCAGCGATACAGGTCAAGTCTCCTTGGAGTAGAGCGGTTATCGGTGGGATCTCTGGGCTTTCAGGAGCGATTGTTGCAGAGATGGTCGCAAAATCGGTCCCGCTACGACTATCGATTATATTTCTTGTCGCGACTCTCTCCTTCATCGTCCTTTCGTTCCTAGCTACTCATTTGCATCTCTTCATCGCATATTTTGTATGTTCTCTCGCTCAAAGACTACCGTAGGCAGTGTTCCGTACACAGCTGTAATCAGCATGTTTTTCACGCAAACCCACGTTTTTCGGTCAGTCAGCGTAGAACTGCGGCGGCCGGATCACCGCTAGACCGTTCAAGGAAAGCAACAGCAGAACTGCATTCGTCTCGCTGCTATTGCAATATTATCTCAATACTAGCTACTTCCAATCCTAACAGAACAATTATCATTACGG from Natronorubrum halophilum encodes:
- a CDS encoding hydantoinase/oxoprolinase family protein, whose product is MKPIRVGIDVGGTFTDAVAIDSDELEILEQVKVPTTHEADEGVAAGIVKAASETLESIDATAEDVVFLAHGTTQATNALLEGDVSKVGVIGMGKGIKGRRGRTETNIENIQLDDNQVIECEHAFVDLADGLQPEEIEQILDQFADDDVESIVASQVFGVDDPTGEEEVCEIASDAGFAAIGANAVSKRYGLKVRTRTAVVNASILPRMIETSLSTEESIGGLGIDAPLMIMRSDGGVMEISEMRSRPIQTILSGPAAGVAGALMYENVTDGIFIEVGGTSSDISIIEKGEPKWKPAEIGNHTTFLETLDIRTEGIAGGSMIRLEDGEVVDVGPRSAHIADLEYAVFADPADIVDPTLVRVRPMDSDPEYVAIETADGSRYALTPSGAANLLGFVTDDMYAAGNPQAARRAFEPLARELDVDVETAARRVLDASVQKLIPVIEELVEEYKLNPNLLELVGGGGGSAALLPYLADVSDYDTRLADNHEIISTIGVGLAMVRDVVERNVMDPTEEDLKRIRREAMDSVVTMGANQKTVETKVEFDKSKNLLRAEAEGSTELQTRDLSQETVSEEDRLIEAATSLDVDEGDVEKEYETSGLDIYETSETTERLFGLLSKTSTRVSIVNKAGVTKLKLDDAAIYETNGESLLYTVDRVLDSESTYSNSATKLPNVYICHGSQILDVSGVSDREQVTSLVEIELSDVPADEKLVIVAEKP
- a CDS encoding GntT/GntP/DsdX family permease codes for the protein MELLAATGIIIVFAVFGVLMMTENLPTFVALGGMAIGIGLVGGMGVNQIVDVVIFEGSTELATAFTAVFFGAALGAIIEQTGIAENMVKSAAELGGDSPFIVGLLLYLAVAAIATSISGLGAFIMIATIVFPIMVSIGFTRKLAAGTVLLAYGNGVMFNPANWVFYTEVTGINLDDVIIWAVPTGVVALLLGVSYVTYYTRTSNFQETWAEEENADERSTINSRVPTYSLLSPVIPVVLVIAGVEVLTAFIIGILFAAITSKPGIEALKQPKTLFNQVTRAFHDGISNAAPAIALMVTIGWLLKAVFYEGVSATMEPLLSILIPENMLMYAVVFIVLAPLALYRGPLNLWGLGSGIIGVLAAIGINPALITTTAVSALRVQAPADPTNTHNAWASDELDVNVNALTKSVLPFAWVTAGAGVVFSVVIFGI
- a CDS encoding IclR family transcriptional regulator — encoded protein: MVDRYKDRIKSIDTTLDILETIRHSGRGNISEISERTGQTKSTVHRHLNTLRDRGYVVKDGNEYAISLKMLRLSSGTLDRHILYSATKSVINDLAEETGESAATAVEENGEAVYLYYNRTDQAIRTDARVGIRLYLHCTGAGKALLAHLPADQVDAIIDDHGLPEKTSNTITDRDTLEEELQKIRNTGIAFDNEERVDGMRGVATPIQNRETGELLGAITVAGPTRRISDDRFRDEIPTLLKDTAKMVEVNITYS
- a CDS encoding FAD-dependent oxidoreductase, translating into MTETYDIAVLGGTPGGIATAVRSAREGHDVVLVTYNAHLGGMMAGGLSYTDTLTKKARSPLLEEFLERSRSHYADTYGKDSSQYEYCEDGYIFEPHVAEEIFDSLVEDAQLLDIAWQYRPSSVRRKGREITEATFESIDDGADLSIAADVFVDASYAADLAALSGVSYSVGREAREEYDEQFAGRLFTQLRGDQYYPREAVGNDDYSAPVDRKGPLDVPEEKQRGELDLIPHPAGLTEIYPQSTGEGDERIQAYNYRLCLTRDPENRRYPEKPSSYDRTEYETALREVRESGLRSYLRLRYLPNDKADMNSADLPGENYDYPDGDWETRDEIARRHRQHALGLFYFLQNDEAVPSDVREQAREWGLAKDEFVENDNFPWQLYVREARRIHGRYVFTENDARHARGIGRTPITNDSIAIAEYPLDSHGCRKECQTGSQPEGFFYASQVTRPSQIPYRSLLPETVDNLLVPVALSTTHVSYGTIRLEPTWMHIGESAGFAAAQAVSNGVNPGDIDVSRLQTRLVANGIMISFFNEYDMSTDEPWTEAIQWLGAHGFFDSYDASPEEGLDATIARRWLEVTRTILTGGSYDCTDAARSLDESGETITATEFDRLAAEILPEARTVDTPFEGTQTLTRGAACQALYETITASQS